The genomic window GAGGGAGAGGTATCAGCGTCAAGCTTGATAAGATCCAGTCCGCACAAGGTTGGAACTGCCTCTTGCAACTCCTGCGCAAACTGCGCCCACTCAAGATGGTCCATCTTGTCCGCCTGGACCGCAATATCGAAATCAGACCGTGGCCTGTGACTCCTCGTTG from Deltaproteobacteria bacterium includes these protein-coding regions:
- a CDS encoding nucleotidyltransferase domain-containing protein; translated protein: MTAITRVILFGSRATRSHRPRSDFDIAVQADKMDHLEWAQFAQELQEAVPTLCGLDLIKLDADTSPSLRDAILKTGLIVYEK